The following proteins are co-located in the Flectobacillus major DSM 103 genome:
- the lysA gene encoding diaminopimelate decarboxylase, whose amino-acid sequence MHYYDIQGVKLTALANQFGTPLYVYDANKIIEKIAILRDSFKEVNIKIKYACKANTNLSILKLMRKHGVEIDVVSPQELQLALMAGYEGSQITFTPSGVSFDEIELAAEAGARINLDNLDVLEQFGQKYGNTKGALIRIKPHVFGGGNEKIMTAHPESKFGISIHQKDQILDIVKKYDMKIIGLHQHTGSDVKNADAFTQAASAILEMAFDFKDLEIIDLGGGFKVAYKDGDIVTDMAEVGQVLSDAFLKFSAEYGRPLQLWFEPGKFLVSEAGTFLTTTNAVKVDPIKTFVCVNSGLNHLGRPMMYGAYHDIFNASNENTQELEDYRVVGYICETDTFSWSSEGKQSERTMSKVSKGDIIAMKNAGAYCYSMASQYNSRVRPAEVLVYEGEAKLIRKRETFDDILRNTIEIDL is encoded by the coding sequence ATGCACTATTACGACATCCAAGGAGTAAAGCTGACAGCACTAGCTAACCAATTTGGCACGCCATTATATGTATATGATGCCAACAAAATTATTGAAAAAATAGCCATTCTTCGCGATTCATTCAAAGAAGTTAACATAAAGATAAAATACGCTTGTAAGGCCAATACCAATTTATCAATCTTGAAGCTCATGCGAAAACACGGCGTAGAGATAGACGTTGTGTCGCCTCAAGAATTGCAATTGGCATTGATGGCTGGCTATGAAGGCTCACAAATTACCTTTACGCCAAGTGGTGTATCGTTTGATGAAATTGAACTAGCCGCAGAAGCTGGCGCAAGAATTAACTTAGACAACCTAGATGTTTTAGAGCAGTTTGGTCAAAAATATGGTAATACCAAAGGGGCTTTGATTCGGATTAAGCCGCACGTATTTGGTGGAGGAAATGAAAAAATTATGACGGCTCATCCTGAGTCTAAATTTGGTATTTCTATTCATCAAAAAGACCAAATATTGGATATTGTCAAGAAATACGACATGAAAATCATTGGTTTGCATCAGCACACTGGGTCGGATGTAAAAAATGCCGATGCTTTTACTCAAGCTGCTAGTGCTATTTTAGAAATGGCTTTTGACTTTAAAGACCTCGAAATTATTGATTTGGGGGGAGGTTTTAAAGTAGCTTACAAAGATGGCGATATTGTAACCGATATGGCCGAAGTAGGGCAGGTATTGAGCGATGCTTTCTTGAAATTTTCGGCTGAATATGGCCGCCCATTGCAACTCTGGTTTGAGCCTGGAAAATTCTTGGTAAGTGAAGCGGGTACATTTTTGACTACAACCAATGCGGTGAAAGTAGACCCTATCAAAACTTTTGTGTGTGTTAACTCAGGATTAAATCATTTAGGCCGCCCGATGATGTATGGTGCTTATCACGATATTTTTAATGCTTCTAATGAAAACACGCAGGAGCTAGAAGACTACCGTGTTGTAGGGTATATTTGCGAAACAGATACTTTTAGCTGGTCGTCGGAAGGAAAGCAGAGCGAACGCACAATGAGTAAAGTAAGCAAAGGCGATATTATTGCGATGAAAAATGCAGGTGCTTATTGCTATTCGATGGCTTCGCAATACAACTCACGTGTTAGGCCTGCCGAAGTACTGGTATATGAAGGCGAAGCCAAGTTGATTCGCAAGCGAGAAACCTTCGATGATATTCTGAGAAATACCATTGAAATAGATTTGTAA
- a CDS encoding thymidylate synthase, with protein sequence MQQYHDLLNHILKNGTTKTDRTGTGTVSIFGHQMRFNLQEGFPLVTTKKVHLKSIIHELLWFINGDTNIQYLHEHGVKIWDEWADENGDLGPVYGKQWRSWTTPTGEVIDQLKEVITTLKKSPDSRRIIISAWNVGELSQMALMPCHALFQFYVADNKLSCQLYQRSADVFLGVPFNIASYALLTMMIAQVCDLALGDFIWTGGDTHIYSNHIEQVNTQLSREIRPLPTMKINPAVKDIFSFKYEDFELENYHPHPAIKAPVAV encoded by the coding sequence ATGCAACAATATCACGATTTACTGAATCATATTCTCAAAAATGGTACTACTAAAACCGACCGTACAGGTACAGGAACTGTAAGTATTTTTGGTCATCAAATGCGTTTCAACTTACAAGAAGGGTTTCCGCTAGTAACAACCAAAAAAGTCCATTTAAAGTCTATTATTCATGAATTACTTTGGTTTATCAATGGCGATACCAATATTCAATATTTGCATGAACATGGTGTGAAAATTTGGGATGAATGGGCCGACGAAAATGGCGATTTGGGGCCTGTGTATGGCAAACAATGGCGAAGCTGGACAACCCCAACAGGCGAAGTTATCGACCAATTGAAAGAGGTAATTACAACACTCAAAAAAAGTCCAGACTCAAGAAGAATTATTATTAGTGCTTGGAATGTAGGAGAACTCTCGCAAATGGCCTTGATGCCTTGCCATGCTCTTTTCCAATTTTATGTAGCCGACAACAAGCTTTCATGCCAGCTTTATCAACGCAGCGCCGATGTTTTTTTGGGTGTTCCGTTCAACATTGCATCGTATGCCTTGCTAACAATGATGATTGCTCAGGTATGCGATTTAGCATTAGGTGATTTTATTTGGACAGGTGGCGATACCCATATCTATTCAAACCATATCGAACAGGTAAATACGCAACTCTCAAGAGAAATTCGTCCTTTGCCAACCATGAAAATCAATCCAGCGGTAAAAGATATTTTTAGTTTTAAATACGAAGATTTTGAACTAGAAAACTATCATCCACACCCAGCCATTAAAGCTCCTGTTGCAGTATAA
- a CDS encoding NAD(P)-dependent oxidoreductase — MKVAVIGASGFVGSAVLKEALSRGYEVLAIVRHPEKITTEAPNLTIVKGDVNHTESFVELIKGVDAVLSAYNPGWENPNIYDESLKGFQAIQAGVKAAGVKRLLVIGGAGSLEVAPGVQLVDTPEFPEAWKAGALGARDYLTIIRQETELDWTFLSPAIMLVPGERTGTFRLGGDQLFFNEKGESTISVEDLAVAFVDELEKGQFIRQRFTVAY; from the coding sequence ATGAAAGTAGCAGTAATTGGAGCCTCAGGATTTGTTGGCTCGGCCGTATTAAAAGAGGCACTAAGCCGTGGTTATGAAGTATTGGCAATTGTTCGCCATCCAGAAAAAATTACTACCGAAGCCCCCAATTTAACCATTGTCAAAGGTGATGTCAATCACACAGAATCGTTTGTTGAACTAATTAAAGGTGTAGATGCTGTATTGTCGGCATATAACCCAGGCTGGGAAAACCCCAATATCTATGACGAATCGCTTAAAGGTTTTCAGGCAATTCAGGCAGGCGTAAAAGCCGCAGGAGTAAAGCGTTTGTTGGTAATTGGTGGAGCTGGTAGCTTAGAGGTTGCTCCGGGGGTACAATTGGTAGATACCCCAGAGTTTCCTGAAGCGTGGAAAGCTGGAGCATTAGGAGCACGTGATTATTTGACGATTATTCGCCAAGAAACAGAATTAGATTGGACATTTTTGAGTCCTGCTATTATGCTTGTTCCGGGTGAGCGTACAGGAACTTTTAGACTTGGCGGCGACCAATTATTCTTTAACGAAAAAGGAGAAAGTACTATTTCAGTTGAAGATTTGGCTGTGGCTTTTGTAGATGAATTAGAAAAAGGACAGTTTATCCGTCAACGTTTTACTGTAGCGTACTAA
- a CDS encoding Hsp20/alpha crystallin family protein — protein sequence MTFVKLNPFVRPSVANRASFNNEINNLFKQFDTMIPKAQFNNAFYNNIPAVNVKETENSFQIDVAAPGLKKEDFKVSLHENRLTISANQTQNTEEKTEKYTRQEFNYAGFQRTFTLPKNVDGEKIEASYIDGILQIGLPKKEELKPAVKEIAVL from the coding sequence ATGACATTCGTAAAATTAAATCCATTTGTAAGACCATCAGTAGCAAACAGAGCATCATTCAACAACGAAATCAATAACCTTTTTAAACAATTTGATACCATGATACCTAAAGCACAATTCAACAACGCATTTTATAACAATATTCCAGCAGTAAATGTCAAAGAAACCGAAAACAGTTTTCAGATAGATGTGGCTGCTCCAGGTTTGAAAAAAGAAGATTTTAAAGTAAGTCTTCACGAAAACCGCTTGACGATTTCGGCCAATCAAACACAAAATACCGAAGAAAAAACAGAAAAATATACTCGTCAAGAGTTCAATTATGCGGGCTTCCAGCGCACCTTTACATTACCCAAAAATGTAGATGGTGAAAAAATCGAAGCTTCTTATATCGACGGTATCCTTCAAATTGGCTTACCCAAAAAAGAAGAGCTTAAACCAGCCGTGAAAGAGATAGCAGTATTGTAA
- a CDS encoding Rrf2 family transcriptional regulator, whose amino-acid sequence MNSAKFSISLHILTLLASSGGELLTSEFLASGININPVLVRKELANLRKFGFIESKEGKNGGSYLAKPATQIQLSEVYKAVRQSSLLGQLNNQPNPNCPIGRQINQHLNDLFDEAELAMLSRLGEITLADFLNKFN is encoded by the coding sequence TTGAATAGTGCAAAATTTTCCATATCACTTCATATTCTTACCTTGTTAGCTAGTTCAGGGGGTGAATTATTAACTTCCGAGTTTTTGGCTAGTGGGATTAATATCAATCCTGTATTGGTAAGAAAAGAATTAGCCAATCTAAGAAAATTTGGCTTTATCGAAAGTAAGGAAGGTAAAAATGGAGGAAGTTATCTGGCCAAGCCTGCTACCCAAATTCAGCTTTCGGAAGTATATAAAGCGGTGCGTCAATCGTCGTTATTAGGTCAGCTCAATAATCAACCTAATCCTAATTGCCCTATTGGTAGACAAATCAATCAGCACCTCAATGATTTATTTGATGAAGCCGAATTGGCAATGCTAAGCAGATTGGGCGAAATTACACTGGCTGATTTCTTAAATAAGTTCAATTAA
- a CDS encoding porin family protein, whose amino-acid sequence MNKLLYVACIIAGVHGSAFAQQNKAKTPTSNTSKVQTAPSTTVDPPTSNTTVKQSTGPLGNTEKRPSTYQWKSQNIRQNYDNQGIIWGIRAAIAQVITLENEGSKIVPSYEVGILANIPLATQSAIQAELLYLQRSTKYDLTSNMNTQIGNRILSLPILYQYSWGGSNMPFFVNVGPYISYLLSVNRKLIEPNKTTSESIDLTDFSFSNRLEAGIGAGFGANITSNITAELRGYYNIKKLEGASRAATVSLGVGYLF is encoded by the coding sequence ATGAACAAACTTTTATATGTTGCCTGTATCATTGCGGGTGTTCATGGCTCTGCTTTTGCTCAGCAAAACAAAGCAAAAACACCAACAAGTAATACCAGCAAAGTACAAACTGCCCCCAGTACTACTGTTGACCCGCCAACTTCCAATACAACTGTTAAGCAATCAACTGGGCCTTTGGGCAATACCGAAAAACGGCCTTCGACTTATCAGTGGAAATCTCAAAATATAAGACAAAATTATGATAATCAAGGAATTATATGGGGTATCCGAGCAGCTATTGCCCAAGTAATTACCTTAGAAAATGAAGGTTCTAAAATCGTCCCTTCGTATGAAGTAGGAATATTGGCCAATATTCCCTTAGCAACACAATCTGCAATTCAGGCAGAGTTACTCTACCTCCAACGCTCAACCAAATATGACTTAACAAGCAATATGAACACCCAAATCGGGAATCGTATACTGAGTTTACCTATCTTGTATCAATACAGTTGGGGCGGCAGTAATATGCCATTTTTTGTTAATGTGGGGCCATATATCTCATATCTTTTGAGCGTAAACCGAAAATTGATAGAGCCTAACAAAACTACCTCCGAATCTATTGATTTAACTGATTTTTCATTTAGCAACCGCCTAGAAGCAGGTATTGGAGCAGGATTTGGAGCAAATATCACTAGCAATATTACGGCCGAATTGAGGGGGTATTATAATATCAAAAAACTAGAAGGAGCTTCACGAGCGGCTACAGTGAGCTTGGGAGTGGGCTATTTATTTTAG
- a CDS encoding Do family serine endopeptidase produces the protein MKNNLKSLAIVGALSSATTLGAYKLFLEKSSSDAVFSDTPSAFTRMVSDRSGAPAGSLSEFTFAAEKATPAVVHIKTKMTRQVSRQMIDPFEDFFGGFGDFGGGGRRRQPEAQEASGSGVIISADGYIVTNNHVVQDADEVSVILNDKRELKAKVISTDPSTDIAVIQVKASGLPFLTFGDSDALRVGEWVLAVGNPFNLESTVTAGIVSAKGRQNIIDRDKEGVSPLESFIQTDAAVNPGNSGGALVNLKGELIGINTAIYSRTGQFAGYSFAVPVSIVKKVSADLIKYGNVQRGYLGVSIIDVSAKVAEEKDLKVNEGVYVSGFAGSSSAQAAGLKVNDVIVKVDGVETKSSSKLMELVGRKRPGETVVVTVNRDGTLKDFNVVLKNKDGNTNIVKGEATAAVITSEYLGATIANLTEAEKSKLKLTGGVKLTEVNPEGRLGYQGIEKGLIISKIDDKAVKDAKEANDLLQNRKGRVKIEGLDLSGTRYFYVVVL, from the coding sequence ATGAAAAATAATTTAAAATCACTAGCAATCGTCGGAGCTTTGAGTAGTGCGACTACGCTCGGAGCATATAAGCTATTCTTAGAAAAGTCATCGTCCGATGCCGTTTTTTCAGATACCCCATCGGCCTTTACACGAATGGTGTCTGACCGCAGTGGTGCTCCTGCTGGTTCATTGAGTGAATTTACCTTTGCAGCTGAAAAAGCTACGCCAGCTGTAGTTCATATCAAAACCAAAATGACACGCCAAGTTAGTCGTCAGATGATAGACCCTTTTGAAGATTTCTTTGGAGGTTTTGGCGATTTTGGTGGCGGTGGTCGCCGTCGTCAGCCAGAAGCACAAGAAGCGTCGGGTTCGGGTGTAATTATTAGTGCCGATGGCTATATCGTAACCAACAACCACGTAGTACAAGATGCCGATGAGGTTTCGGTAATTTTGAACGACAAACGTGAATTGAAGGCAAAGGTTATCAGTACCGACCCTTCTACCGATATTGCTGTAATTCAGGTAAAAGCCAGTGGTTTACCATTTTTAACTTTTGGTGACTCCGATGCACTTCGTGTAGGCGAGTGGGTTTTGGCTGTAGGTAACCCATTCAACCTAGAATCAACAGTGACGGCTGGTATTGTTTCGGCAAAAGGTCGTCAAAATATTATTGACCGTGACAAAGAAGGCGTAAGCCCGCTCGAATCATTTATTCAAACAGATGCAGCCGTAAACCCAGGTAATTCGGGTGGTGCTTTGGTTAATCTCAAAGGTGAGTTGATTGGTATTAATACTGCTATTTATAGCCGTACAGGTCAATTTGCAGGGTATTCGTTTGCTGTACCAGTAAGTATTGTGAAAAAAGTATCGGCCGATTTGATTAAATATGGTAATGTACAAAGAGGGTATTTGGGTGTAAGCATCATTGATGTTTCGGCTAAGGTAGCAGAAGAAAAAGACTTAAAAGTAAATGAAGGTGTTTATGTAAGTGGTTTTGCAGGAAGTAGTTCGGCTCAAGCTGCGGGCTTAAAAGTAAACGACGTAATTGTTAAAGTAGATGGTGTCGAAACCAAATCTTCATCTAAATTGATGGAATTGGTAGGTCGTAAACGTCCAGGCGAAACAGTAGTTGTAACTGTGAACCGTGACGGAACATTGAAAGATTTCAATGTTGTTTTGAAAAATAAAGACGGAAATACCAATATCGTAAAAGGAGAAGCTACTGCTGCAGTAATCACAAGCGAATACCTAGGAGCTACAATTGCTAATTTAACAGAAGCCGAGAAGTCTAAATTAAAATTGACAGGTGGTGTAAAGCTAACAGAAGTAAATCCTGAAGGCCGTTTGGGTTATCAGGGTATCGAAAAAGGCTTAATTATCTCTAAAATAGATGATAAAGCTGTAAAAGATGCTAAAGAAGCCAACGATTTGCTCCAAAACCGCAAAGGACGTGTCAAAATTGAAGGCCTTGATTTAAGCGGTACTCGCTATTTCTATGTAGTAGTACTTTAA
- a CDS encoding OsmC family protein, giving the protein MQVELVRVDDAFHFEASGMSGVPVHIDAAENIGGHNAGSRPMELLLMGLGGCTAIDVILILKKQRQRIDDLKISVSGEREKIEGTEMTPFRKINVHFAFKGNITEAKAEKAIELSMEKYCSATAQLSPSAEITHTYAIEFAE; this is encoded by the coding sequence ATGCAAGTAGAATTAGTTAGAGTTGACGATGCTTTTCATTTTGAGGCATCGGGTATGTCGGGAGTGCCTGTGCATATAGACGCAGCCGAAAATATTGGAGGTCATAATGCTGGCTCACGCCCAATGGAATTATTGTTGATGGGCTTAGGAGGTTGTACAGCAATTGATGTAATATTGATTTTGAAAAAACAACGCCAGCGTATCGACGACCTTAAAATATCGGTTTCGGGCGAGCGAGAAAAAATTGAAGGTACAGAAATGACACCTTTCCGCAAAATCAATGTCCATTTTGCATTTAAGGGTAATATTACCGAAGCCAAGGCTGAAAAAGCTATTGAATTATCAATGGAAAAATACTGCTCAGCTACGGCACAACTAAGTCCATCGGCCGAAATTACGCATACTTACGCTATCGAATTTGCTGAATAA
- a CDS encoding amidohydrolase — MQDLSVTLIQSALYWENPTANLAMFEEKIAQITTPTDLIVLPEMFSTGFTMNTQVAEPMNFTTFKWMKQQAKQTKAVVLGSVMIHENGKNFNRLIWMQPDGNYQYYDKRHLFRMGEEHLYFTEGNSRLITELKGWKICPLICYDLRFPVWARNVNQAYDVLIYVANWPAARSHPWNTLLLARAIENQSYTIGVNRVGTDGKDYAFSGDSAAINYKGEYLYYQKDQEEVHTVVLSKQDLVNFRIQFPAYLDADSFVIQ, encoded by the coding sequence ATGCAAGACCTGTCTGTCACTCTAATTCAATCCGCATTATACTGGGAAAACCCTACGGCTAATTTGGCCATGTTCGAGGAAAAAATCGCTCAGATTACAACTCCTACCGATTTGATTGTTTTGCCCGAAATGTTTAGTACGGGATTTACGATGAATACACAAGTGGCCGAGCCTATGAATTTTACTACATTCAAATGGATGAAACAGCAGGCCAAACAAACAAAGGCTGTGGTGTTGGGAAGTGTTATGATTCATGAAAATGGTAAAAACTTCAACCGCCTTATTTGGATGCAACCCGATGGTAATTACCAGTATTACGACAAACGACACTTGTTTAGGATGGGGGAAGAGCATCTGTATTTTACAGAAGGAAATAGCCGATTGATTACTGAACTGAAAGGCTGGAAAATCTGTCCTTTGATTTGTTATGACTTGCGTTTTCCTGTGTGGGCTCGCAATGTTAACCAGGCTTACGATGTGTTGATATATGTAGCTAACTGGCCAGCGGCACGCTCGCACCCTTGGAACACCCTTTTGCTAGCACGTGCTATCGAAAATCAGAGTTATACAATAGGGGTAAATCGTGTAGGGACGGATGGCAAGGATTATGCGTTTTCGGGCGATTCGGCTGCGATTAATTATAAAGGAGAGTACCTGTATTACCAGAAAGACCAAGAGGAGGTGCATACTGTTGTTTTGTCGAAGCAAGATTTAGTGAATTTCAGAATACAATTTCCAGCCTATTTAGATGCCGATTCCTTTGTGATACAATAA
- a CDS encoding pyruvate dehydrogenase complex E1 component subunit beta has protein sequence MREIQFREALREAMNEEMRRDQSVFLLGEEVAEYNGAYKVSQGMLDEFGPDRVIDTPIAELGFAGIAVGAAANGLRPIVEFMTFNFSLVAIDQVINSAAKMMSMSGGQYSCPIVFRGPTGNAGQLSSQHSSNFENWFANTPGLKVVVPSNPADAKGLLKASIRDNDPVIFMESELMYGDKGLVPDGEYLTPIGKASIVKEGTDVTIVTFGKMLSRVVMPAVAELTKLGINAEVIDLRTVRPIDYETVLASVKRTNRCVVVEEANPIAALSSEIAYNVQRWAFDYLDAPVIRVNSKDLPLPYAPTLIDAILPSVQRTVEAVKAVLYKN, from the coding sequence ATGAGAGAAATACAATTCAGAGAGGCTCTTCGTGAAGCCATGAACGAAGAAATGCGTCGTGACCAATCGGTATTTTTATTGGGTGAAGAAGTAGCCGAATACAATGGTGCTTACAAAGTATCGCAAGGTATGTTGGACGAATTTGGTCCAGACCGTGTAATTGACACACCAATCGCCGAATTGGGATTTGCGGGTATTGCAGTAGGTGCGGCAGCCAATGGCCTTCGTCCTATCGTAGAATTCATGACTTTCAACTTCTCATTAGTAGCAATTGACCAAGTGATCAACTCTGCTGCCAAAATGATGTCAATGTCTGGTGGTCAGTATTCTTGTCCAATCGTTTTCCGTGGCCCAACAGGAAATGCTGGTCAATTATCATCACAACACTCTTCAAACTTTGAAAACTGGTTTGCTAACACGCCAGGTTTGAAAGTAGTAGTTCCATCAAACCCTGCCGATGCAAAAGGTTTGTTGAAAGCCTCTATCCGTGATAATGACCCAGTTATCTTCATGGAATCTGAATTGATGTACGGAGACAAAGGGCTTGTGCCAGATGGCGAATACCTTACTCCTATTGGCAAAGCTAGTATTGTTAAAGAAGGAACTGATGTTACGATTGTTACTTTTGGAAAAATGCTTTCTCGTGTAGTAATGCCTGCAGTAGCAGAATTAACTAAACTAGGTATCAATGCCGAAGTAATTGACCTTAGAACAGTACGTCCTATCGACTACGAAACAGTATTAGCTTCAGTAAAAAGAACCAACCGTTGTGTGGTAGTAGAAGAAGCAAATCCAATTGCTGCACTTTCTTCTGAAATTGCCTACAATGTTCAGCGTTGGGCATTTGATTATTTGGATGCTCCGGTTATTCGTGTTAACTCGAAAGACCTTCCATTACCTTATGCTCCAACCCTTATCGATGCTATTTTGCCAAGTGTACAGCGTACAGTTGAAGCTGTAAAAGCCGTACTTTACAAAAACTAA
- a CDS encoding alkaline phosphatase D family protein, whose translation MKKFVLLILLFQLFALSITAQIKSGPMVGYSDMKEVMLWVQTEKPAKVKFIYWDKEKPAIKYATDEIATIKKDGFVAKLVCDQVTMGKKYDYEVWVNGKKVARDYPLSFQSQELWQYRKDPAAFKFAVGSCNYINETETDRPGRAYGGFPEIFTSIYQKKPDFMIWGGDNFYYREPDWNTRTGMIHRNTHSRSIPEMQPLLGSVHHYAIWDDHDYGPNDSDRSFWNKDMALEMFKLFWANPNYIFQNEATTGTFQWNDVQFFMLDDRWFRAPNENFTGDRDYYGKKQLTWLIDALVDSKATFKIIVTGGQVINPARVFENMAVYEAERADLLKKIGDANIPGVLFISGDRHHTCLQKLERSGANYPLYDLTVSPLTSGPSKPVKEENNSPIVDGTLFTERNFAICDVSGPLKDRVLKITIFDTKGTQVWSKDIKASELK comes from the coding sequence ATGAAAAAATTCGTTTTACTGATTTTGCTGTTTCAATTATTTGCCCTTTCAATCACTGCCCAAATCAAAAGTGGCCCTATGGTGGGCTATTCTGATATGAAGGAAGTAATGCTATGGGTACAAACCGAAAAGCCTGCAAAAGTAAAGTTTATTTACTGGGACAAAGAAAAACCTGCTATCAAATATGCTACCGACGAGATAGCTACCATAAAAAAAGATGGTTTTGTAGCAAAGCTTGTTTGTGACCAAGTAACAATGGGCAAAAAATATGATTATGAAGTATGGGTTAATGGCAAAAAAGTAGCACGTGATTACCCTCTATCATTTCAGAGCCAAGAGCTTTGGCAATACCGCAAAGACCCTGCTGCTTTTAAATTTGCGGTGGGAAGTTGTAATTATATCAACGAAACCGAAACTGACCGCCCTGGCCGTGCGTATGGCGGATTTCCTGAAATTTTTACCTCTATCTATCAAAAAAAACCCGATTTTATGATTTGGGGTGGCGATAACTTCTATTATCGCGAACCCGACTGGAATACTCGTACAGGAATGATTCATCGCAATACACATTCGAGAAGTATTCCCGAAATGCAGCCTTTGTTGGGTAGTGTTCATCATTATGCTATTTGGGACGACCATGATTATGGCCCAAATGATTCTGACCGCTCTTTCTGGAATAAAGATATGGCATTGGAAATGTTCAAACTCTTTTGGGCAAACCCTAACTATATATTCCAAAACGAAGCTACAACAGGTACTTTTCAGTGGAATGATGTTCAGTTTTTTATGCTCGACGACCGCTGGTTTAGAGCTCCCAACGAAAATTTTACTGGCGACCGCGATTATTATGGCAAAAAACAACTCACTTGGTTAATTGATGCTTTGGTTGATAGCAAAGCAACTTTCAAGATTATTGTTACGGGTGGGCAAGTAATTAATCCAGCTAGGGTATTTGAAAATATGGCCGTTTATGAGGCTGAACGAGCAGATTTATTAAAGAAAATCGGTGATGCTAACATACCAGGGGTATTGTTTATTTCGGGCGACCGCCATCATACTTGTTTGCAAAAACTAGAGCGTTCGGGAGCAAATTACCCGCTCTATGACCTTACGGTGTCGCCACTAACTTCGGGGCCATCAAAACCTGTCAAAGAAGAAAATAATTCGCCAATTGTTGATGGTACTTTATTTACAGAACGTAACTTTGCCATCTGTGACGTTTCGGGGCCACTCAAAGACCGTGTATTAAAAATCACGATTTTCGATACAAAAGGTACACAAGTTTGGAGCAAAGATATTAAGGCTAGCGAGCTAAAATAA
- the gmd gene encoding GDP-mannose 4,6-dehydratase — translation MKKALITGITGQDGAYLAELLLSKGYEVHGIKRRSSLINTQRIDHLYEDLHESGVKFILHYGDLSDSTNIIRIIQEVQPDEIYNLGAMSHVKVSFDEPEYTAQVDGIGTLRILEAVRLLGLTEKTKIYQASTSELYGLVQEVPQSETTPFYPRSPYAVAKLYGYWITVNYREAYNMFAVNGILFNHESPLRGETFVTRKITRAVAQIALQQQEKLYLGNLDAQRDWGHAKDYVEAMWLILQQDKPEDYVIATGVTTRVREFVRMAFAFVGIEIEFKGEGVDEIGVVKACNNPAYQIEIGKEVVAVDPRYFRPTEVELLIGDPTKSQTKLGWKPKYDLNALVDDMMQADVALFSK, via the coding sequence ATGAAAAAAGCCCTTATAACTGGTATAACAGGACAAGATGGAGCCTATTTGGCGGAGCTACTCCTATCAAAAGGTTACGAAGTACATGGTATCAAACGCCGTAGTTCATTAATCAATACCCAAAGAATAGACCATCTTTACGAAGATTTACACGAAAGCGGTGTAAAGTTTATTCTACACTATGGAGATTTAAGTGATTCTACCAATATCATTCGTATTATTCAAGAAGTACAACCCGACGAAATTTATAACCTCGGGGCGATGTCGCACGTGAAGGTTTCTTTCGACGAACCCGAATATACGGCTCAGGTTGATGGTATCGGTACACTAAGAATCTTAGAAGCTGTTCGATTGCTTGGTTTAACCGAAAAAACCAAAATATACCAAGCTTCTACATCCGAGCTTTATGGCTTGGTACAGGAAGTTCCACAATCGGAAACAACCCCTTTTTACCCTCGCTCGCCGTATGCTGTCGCTAAATTGTATGGTTACTGGATTACCGTTAATTACCGTGAAGCATACAATATGTTTGCCGTAAATGGTATCTTGTTTAACCACGAGTCGCCTTTAAGAGGTGAAACTTTCGTAACTCGTAAAATAACAAGAGCTGTGGCTCAAATTGCCCTCCAACAACAAGAAAAGCTTTATTTGGGGAATCTCGACGCTCAGCGTGACTGGGGGCATGCCAAAGATTACGTAGAAGCTATGTGGTTGATTTTGCAACAAGACAAACCCGAAGACTATGTAATAGCTACTGGTGTAACTACACGTGTCAGAGAATTTGTGAGAATGGCTTTTGCGTTTGTAGGAATTGAAATTGAATTTAAAGGCGAAGGTGTCGACGAAATCGGTGTGGTAAAGGCTTGTAATAATCCTGCCTACCAAATCGAAATAGGTAAGGAAGTAGTGGCTGTAGACCCCCGTTATTTCCGTCCAACCGAGGTAGAATTGTTGATTGGAGACCCCACCAAATCACAAACAAAACTGGGCTGGAAACCTAAATATGACCTCAATGCCCTTGTCGACGATATGATGCAAGCAGACGTAGCTTTATTTAGTAAGTAA